ATCAGAGCAAAAGATTCCATCAGAGCAAAAGATTCCATCAGAGCAAAGGATTCCATCAGAGCAAAGGATTCCATCAGAGCAAAGGATTCCATCAGAGCAAAGGATTCCATCAGAGCAAAGGATTCCATCAGAGCAAAGGATTCCATCAGAGCAAAGGATTccagacatcagagactgtaacttCTTTGCTTCAcgaaaacatggctcactcgagacacgctatcggagtcggtacagccagctggtttcttcacgcatcgcgccgacagaaacaaacatcattctggtaagaagaggggcgggggcgtatgccttatgattaacgagaagTGGTGTtttcataacaacatacaggaactcaagtccttctgttcacctgacttagaattcctcacaatcaaatgtcgaccgcattatctaccaagggaattctctttgattataatcgcagccgcatatattcccccccaagcagacacatcgatggccctgaacaaactttatttgactggaaaccacatatcctgaggctgcattaattgtagctggggattttaacaaggctaatctgaaaacaagactccctaaattctatcagcatatcgattgtgctaccagagCTGGTAataccctggatcattgttattctaacttccgcaacgcatataaggccctcccccgccctcctttcggaaaagctaatcatgactccattttgttgctcccagcctacacacagaaactaaaacaggaagctcccgcgctcaggtctgttcaatgctggtccgaccaatctgattccacacttcaagattgcttcgatcacgtggattgggatatgttccacattgcgtcaaacaacaacattgacgaatacgctgattcggtgagcgagtttattagcaagtgtatcggtgatgttgtacccacagcgtctattaaaacattccccaaccagaaaactgtggattgatggcagcattcgcgcaaaacagaaagcgcgaaccactgcttttaaccagtgcaaggtgaccggaaacatgaccgaatacaaacagtgtagctattccctccgcaaggcaatcaaacaagctaagcgtcagtatagagacaaagttgagtcgcaattcaacggctcagacacgaggtatgtggcagggtctacagtcaatcacggattacaaaaagaaaaccagccccgtcacggaccaggatgtcttgctcccagacagactaaacaacttctttgctcgctttgaggacaatacagtgccactgacatggcccgcaaccaaaacctgcggactctccttcactgcagccgacatgagtaaagcatttaaacgtgttaacccttgcaaggctgcaggcccagacggcatccccagccacgtcctcagagcatgcacagaccagatggctggtgtgtttacggacatattcaatcaatccttatcccagtctgctgtcccacatgcttcaagagggccaccattgttcctgttcccaagaaagctaaggtaacaaagctaaacgactaccgtcccgtagcactcacttccgtcatcatgaagtgatttgagAGTCTAGTTAAGGACCAtgtcaccctacctgacaccctagacccactccaatttgattatcgccccaataggtccacagccgacgcaatcgcaaccacactgcacactgccctaacccatctggacaagaggaatacctatgtgagaatgctgttcatcgactacaactcagcatttaacatcatagtaccctctAAACTCGTCACCAAGTTTGAGACCCTTtctttcctgcctgcctgcctccctgccttccttccttcctgcctgcctgcctgcctgccttccttccttccttccttccttccttccttccttccttccttccttccttcctccctccctccctccctccctccctccctccctccctccctgcctgcctgccttcctgccttcctgcctgcctgcctgcctgcctgcctgcctgcctgcctgccttcctgcctgcctgcctgcctgccttccttcctgcctgcctgcctgcctgcctgcctgcctgcctgcctgcctgcctgcctgccttccttccttccttccttccttccttccttcctgccttccttcctATGTGTGGACCCACCGGAGTGCTTTGAGAGGAGGAATGACGGACAGCTTGCCCACTGGTTTGGGGCCGACGGCAGGGGGCATCATCACCAGCAGCCCATTGGAGGGTTTGGGAGGAATCGCCCTCGCTGGGTTCACGGGTAACACCACCCCTCTGGCGGGGCTGAGGGGCAGGGGCctctgaggaggagagggggagtgtctGGGCTGCAGCTCTGACACCAactgggaaggagagagagagagagagagagagagcgagggagaaagagagagagagaagagactcgtagagagagggggggagagagagaagagactcatagagagagggggagagagaagagactcatagagagaggggagagagaagagactcatagagagagggggagagatagagagagagaagagactcgtagagagagggggggagagagagaagagactcgtagagagagggggggagagagagaagagactcatagagagagggggagagagaagagactcatagagagaggggagagagaagagactcatagagagagggggagagatagagagagagaagagactcgtagagagaggggggagagagagaagatactcgtagagagaggggggagagagagaaagaaggggagagatagagagggagcaagaaagagagaagagacacgTAGAGTGggagaaaaagagtgagagagaaacagtgaaagaacaagagagaaatGAAACATCTCAAGCTGTGTTTAATCCGGTGGTTGGCAGGCTTTGTCTGAATTCCTGGTGTTTTATTTCATTACAGTGTACCTCTACCTCTGCTCTTAGATgcttataaaataataaaaaaacaacCGCAGAGAAATTCATTTCGTGCAAAAAACACAGAGCAATATTAAATTCAAGGCCAATGTGATTTTCCAAggctttttatttaatttaatttattttttacagttAATAGGCAGAGATGGGAAAATGTTTTAGGAAATCGATAGAAAACAATAAGAAGATTAAAACAAAAACATTGCTATTTCATCTAGTTCCTCGGTGCGACAAAATCCTCTTAgtaaaaacaagaaacacaacaGAAAGACATTTTCTCAATGAACAAATAAAATTATAGTAAAATAAGATAAACTTACCAGTGGTGATCGTGTTGGGTTGGATACCAGTGGTGATCGTGTTGGGTTGGATACCAGTGGTGATCGTGTTGGGTTGGATACCAGTGGTGATCGTGTTGGGTTGGATACCAGTGGTGATCGTGTTGGGTTGGATACCAGTGGTGATCGTGTTGGGTTGAGGGGAAGCGGCTTCTTGGGTGGCGTAAGTTTTTGAGGGGGGGCGGGGGATTTCGGCAGGGCCCCGGGTTGCTTGCTGACAAGTAAAGGTGGGTGGGCCACCTTGAAGCGCCGTGGCGTGTTGTGCGGCGAGGGGGCGGGCCTTAGAGGACGCACGATGTTGACAGGCTGAGTGCCGTTAGGGGTGGGGCCCGGCCGGAGAGGCAGCACCTCTTTGCTGGTGTGAGGGAGCTGTAGAGAACATTTTGGTATTGTGTCATTTAAGTTTTATGTGAAGTATATGTTTAAAAAACATTTATAAATTGGAGGTAGAAAGTGCTACTACAGAACATTTGACACACGCAGAGCTACAGTTGTAAATATGGTAATTTAACTCAAGGCCAGCTTGACTCCAGTTCGATGTCTTCAGTTCTTCACAGGGAGAAACATTTCCAGCATACAGAGAGACGGAAGTCACCTCAGATTTAAACTCCCCTCTCCTTTCACACTCACCCCCTTGTGACTGTTTCCTTTGTTCGCCGGCCCCACCACCTTCAGATGGAACGCCGGGTTGAGGTGTCCATTCTTACCCTTCTCCATGGAGCCTTCAAGTCTGAGGGAATAACGAGGATGGAGGCCACAAGGGTGTTAGAGGCCGTGAACGAGACAGATTTATTCTGAAGACTGTGCTGGCTTTTCAATTCTACTTTCTATTGATTTGATAGTCCCCAGTTGTAGAGGACTGGGCTGGCAAACattacgctgtgtgtgtgtgtgtttgtctgtctctgtgtgtgtgtgtgtgtgtgtgtgtgtgtgtgtgtgtgtgtgcgtgtgtgtgtgcgtgtgtgtgtgcgtgtgtgtgtgtgtgtgtgtgtgtgtgtgtgtgtgtgtgtgtgtgtgtgtgcccaagATGTCACAGCTTGTGTCCCCATCAAGTATTCTCATGGAGTTTGATGCAAGGAGGAGCAGGtcgagaaggagatggaggaggaggtcgAGGAGCAGGTCAATGAGGAGGTTGAGGAGGAGTTAGAGGAGCAGGTagatgaggtagaggagaaggaggtagagtaAGAGGAGGATCAGGTATAGGAgcaagtagaggaggaggaggagcaggtagAGGagcaggtagaggaggaggaggaggagcaggtagAGGAGGAGTTAGAGGAGCAGGTAGATGAGGAGCAGGTAGATGAGGAGCAGGTAGATGAGGAGGAGGTAGAGTAAGAGGAGGAGCAGGTATAGGAgcaagtagaggaggaggaggagcaggtagaggaggaggaggagcaggtagaggaggaggaggaggagcaggtagaggaggaggagcaggttgaggaggtggtagaggaagaggaggtcgaGGAGCAGGTCAATGAGGAagtcgaggaggaggaggtcgAGGAGCAGGTCGATgaggagttagaggaggaggtagaggagcaggtagatgaggaggaggtagagtaggaggaggaggaggagcaggtagaggaggaggagcaggtctaggagcaggtggaggaggaggagcaggttgaggaggtggtagaggaggaggtcgAGGAGCAGGTCAATGAGGAggtcgaggaggaggaggtcgAGGAGCAGGTCAATGAGGAGGTTGAGgaggagttagaggaggaggtagaggagcaggtacatgaggaggaggtagaggaggaggagcaggttgaggaggtggtagaggaggagaagcaggTCGAGGAGGAAGtcgaagaggaggtagaggagcaggtggaggaggaggaggtcgaggaggaggtagaggaggaggaggagcaggtagaggaggaggaggggcaggtcgaggaggtggtagaggaggggttagaggaggaggaggaggagcaggtcgaggaggtggtagaggaggagttagaggaggaggaggagcaggtcgaggaggagttagaggaggaggtagaggaggaggaggagcaggtcgaggaggaggtagaggagaaggtagaggagcaggtagaggaggaggtagaggaggaggtagaggaggagaagcaggtcgaggaggaggtagaggaggaagtcGAGGAGGAGGTAGAATGTTTTAAGAAACTTCTAAAGAACCTCATAGGTTTCAATTTGTATGCTTTTGGCTAATCCCACAATAGCTGTTAGAAAAGTGTGTggaagtagacacacacacacacacacacacactaaaatacaTCAAAACAGAATTCTCCTCAATCAACCATACACAGTAACCTGATATTGATACGCAAACTATTGGCTCCGAAACTAAAAAGACAAACTGCATCTGGTCTCCACTAAAGAGCCTTTTAATTACCTAACAAGAAGGGTCATTTTCTGTAGGGTTTAATATTCCTTCAGAAGACTCCTTTGTACCTCATCTCTTTCATACAATCAAATCCCCTTTCCAGTCCAATACCAATGATTAACCTATTTCTCTGTCCATTCAGAAGGTCAACAGAGCTTTATTTCCAGGGGGCACCACGGCAGACTACCTCCCTCTCCTGTAAACTACACTGTCCGACAGGCCTGTTTTCAGAGGTACTAACTCACTCAGCGTTCTGATGCCCGGTCTCTGTGTGTATAAGTATATTGGTTTTCTACTGGAAGAGAGGGGAAGGTATTAGATTTTATGAGGGCACATTACATTTCTTTGCCCCTATAAAGGTGTTGTGATGGTGCAGAAGTGAAGAGTGGGCAGATTGCAGTCAGAGGATGACGTGTGTACAGTAGTAGTAAGTCACAGCTACAAACCCATCCGGCATCCCGGTGTTATCTCTCTAGCTACAAACCCATCCAGCATCCCGGTGTTATCTCTCTGGCTACAAACCCATCCAGCATCCTAGTGTTATCTCTCTAGCTACAAACCCATCCAGCATCCCAGTGTTATTCCTCTAGCTACAAACCCATCCGGCATCCCGGTGTTATCTCTCTAGCTACAAACCCATCCAGCATCCCGGTGTTATCTCTCTAGCTACAAACCCATCCAGCATCCCAGTGTTATCTCTCTAGCTACAAACCCATCCGGCATCCCGGTGTTATCTCTCTGGCTACAAACCCATCCGGCATCCTAGTGTTATCTCTATGGCTACAAACCCATCCAGCATCCTAGTGTTATCTCTCTAGCTACAAACCCATCCAGCATCCCGGTGTTATCTCTCTAGCTACAAACCCATCCAGCATCCCGGTGTTATCTCTCTAGCTACAAACCCATCCGGCATCCTAGTGTTATCTCTCTAGCTACAAACCCATCCAGCATCCCGGTGTTATCTCTCTGGCTACAAACCCATCCAGCATCCTAGTGTTATCTCTCTAGCTACAAACCCATCCAGCATCCCGGTGTTATCTCTCTGGCTACAAACCCATCCAGCATCCCAGTGTTATCTCTCTGGCTACAAACCCATCCAGCATCCTGGTGTTATCTCTCTAGCTACAAACCCATCCAGCATCCTAGTGTTATCTCTCTGGCTACAAATCCCTCCAGCATCCTAGTGTTATCTCTCTGGCTACAAACCCATCCAGCATCCCAGTGTTATCTCTCTAGCTACAAACCCATCCAGCATCCCGGTGTTATCAGTCTCTGAGTTATTAGATGATTCTAGAGTTCAATCCATTGTTGAAACAAAACCTATTGTATAGAGTGCCATTTTCTTTGTGAAGCATCTATGTAGGCCTAATGAAGGGCTTATGAATGGCTTATGAAGGGTTTGTGAAGACTTCATTAAGTCTTATAGAGGCGCGGCCAGCGACTGTAAGTTACCTGTTAGCCTTGTTGTTCTTGTCTCTCTGGGAGAGCCACTTGTGGTAGTAGGAGCTCTTGATCTTATAGCAGTAGAAGGTGATGAGGATCCCAGGTAGGAGAACCAGGAAGACAAACAGAAGACCCAACACCAAGCCCAGCTGACCTGgagtacacagagagagggaaaataaCATTACCCACTTTTATAGAAACCTTTATAGAAGCATCTTctataaaacatttatttgaaacTGGTGGAAGAATGTTTCAACTGGACCAGAAACACCCTGGCAGAGCTAATGTTACATTCAGATGGCGTGTGAAGATTGATAGGGGGCGTCGTGAATCCCAGGAAGGAGCATGTGTGTGAAGGTCAACTCACTGTGGTACTGGACAGGCCCACTGTCCACACTGCCTCCCAGACCAAGCTTCTCACAGAAGGGAGGTGCCCACCCTCGGTTACAGTGACAGTTGCCATTGCTGTTGCACACCTTTGgagaacatcacacacacacacacacacacacacacacacacacacacacacacacacacacacacacacacacacacacactgtgttacCGTGTTGACCTTCCAGTACGTGTCTGGAGAAGTGAAAAGTGAATTTAGCACGCTGcgtttttgtttactacatgaggTGTTTGAATCTGACAGACTTCCCTTCACCTGTGAAGTCATACTGAGATTCTGTGTGATTCTGCTGTCTGGTACTAAACACTTCAACCGACTGTGTCATTTTGAATGTTGAACTGAACTGACTGAATGGCTTTGAATGTTAAACTGACTGAATGGCTTTGAATGTTAAACTGACTGAATGGCTTTGAATGTTAAACTGACTGAATGGCTTTGAATGTTGAAGTGACTGAATGGCTTTGAATGTGTTGAAGTGACTGAATGGCTTTGAATGTTGAAGTGACTGGATGGCTTTAAATGTTGAAGTGACTGAATGGCTTTGAATGTTGAAGTGACTGAATGGCTTTGAATGTTAAACTGACTGAATGGCTTTGAATGTTAAACTGACTGAATGGCTTTGAATGTTGAAGTGACTGAATGGCTTTGAATGTTAAACTGACTGAATGGCTTTGAATGTTAAACTGAATGCATATTTTTGAATTTTGAAATAACTGTACAGATTTGAACGTTGAAACAAACTCTATGACTTTGAACACAGAACCAAACTCTATGACTTTGAACACAGAACCAAACTCTATGACTTTGAACACAGAACCAAACTCTATGACTTTGAACACAGAACCAAACTCTATGACTTTGAACACAGAACCAAACTCTACGAGTTTGAACACAGAACCAAACTATGTGACTTTGAACACAGAACCAAACTCTATGACTTTGAATGAAAGGGTTATAGTTCTTTGTGCCCAAGTTTAGCAAATCAAAGATCTTGGCGTTGCAAATCCACTTGTTTGATACTCGTATCAAAACGCTTTCTGAACAATTACATTTTCCACTTGATTATTATCGCCGGACATTCTGCATCGTACAGTGTTTCCTGCTGCTTTTCACATCGAAAAATACTTTCCAATTATCATATCACTGATTAGAAACATGCTTGTTGACTCGCGAATGCTTCATTAAAATACATGCTAGCCATCATGAAGCCCAGCCTGTATTCTCTCTCCAGCCAAATAGTGTTTTGGTCTCCAAGTGCTTttacacaacaaaaaaaaagttccCTCTTGTGACCCTCTGAAGTTGTTTTGTGAATATTTTTCATGCTTCTCAAACCCAAAGAAGAAGCTGCAGAGAGCCAAGATGATAAATGCACAGAAGCTGCAGAGCCAAGATGATAAATGCAGAGGAGCTGCAGAGAGCCAAGATGATAAATGCACAGAAGCTGCAGAGAGCCAAGATGATAAATGCAGAGGAGCTGCAGAGAGCCAAGATGATAAATGCACAGAAGCTGCAGAGAGCCAAGATGATAAATGCAGAGAAGCTGCAGAGAGCCAAGATGATAAATGCAGAGAAGCTGCAGAGAGCCAAGATGATAAATGCAGAGAAGCTGCAGAGAGCCAAGATGATAAATGCAGAGAAGCTGCAGAGAGCCAAGATGATAAATGCAGAGAAGCTGCAGAGCCAAGATGATAAATGCAGAGAAGCTGCAGAGCCAAGATGATAAATGCACAGAAGCTGCAGAGCCAAGATGATAAATGCACAGAAGCTGCAGAGCCAAGATGATAAATGCACAGAAGCTGCAGAGCCAAGATGATAAATGCACAGAAGCTGCAGAGCCAAGATGTTAAATGCACAGAAGCTGCAGAGCCAAGATGATAAATGCACAGAAGCTGCAGAGCCAAGATGATAAATGCACAGAAGCTGCAGAGAGCCAAGATGATAAATGCACAGAAGCTGCAGAGCCAAGATGATAAATGCACAGAAGCTGCAGAGCCAAGATGATACTGTAGATGCAGTGAAGCTGCTTCTTCGTTTGTACTCAAGCAAAGATACAGACGCTAGtcgttttttacattttaatttcttattttttacaTCCTCGCTGCTCTCTTTAAGCCCGGGGATCAATAGGAACCAAATTATAATGCAAATGAAAAAGTCACAAAAGAGAAGAAAGAGTGGAGAAAACTACACTTTAAATAATCCCTCCTCAGAGCCATTTCCATTCGCTGGCCTTTCAGGTGTGAGGGAGAAAGCAAAACAGGACAAATGAAGGCTTTTaaacagggcagagagagagagagcgggagagagaggaaaatgaaTGATAGAACAAGAGAAGGAGATTAAAGAATGAGAGCATGTTCTGTTTGTCTCTAGGGCTCAGGAAGCTGTTGGTTGAGGAGATTTCAAAACAGTATAGAATGCCAGCGCTTCGCTAATGGAAACCCTCTTGCTTACTGAGAGTCAACAGTTTTCAGCTTCTAAGATGGCCGACCTGGAGGGCTCGTTTTAAGACCAGGAGGGCCTGTTTTAAGATAAGAAACGTTGGGGGTGTTAAATTAccgctgtctgtgtctctggcgACCAAAAGCGGCAAGCCACTAAACAGCTGACAGTGATATGTGTGAGTCATGACAATGAAAACAAAGTTAGGCCTAGATTCCTATAGGGACAGGTGGTTAAAGTTGTACACAATGCAAACACACTGTTTATTGTCTCATAAACAAAGATGTGATCTGCCATCTCTCCCTGTGGCTACGCAGTACTTAACCAACAAATAGTTTATGGCTTCAGGTGTTGTGTCGCTACCATCCATTTCTCCTGTTTTACAAGAGCTACAGTGACAGCCATCTGCCTTCGCCCCAAGGACAATGTACGACAAAAATATTACAAGGAtggggaaaagtgtgtgtgtgtgtgttaactgacctgtgtgtgggtatgtgtgttaactgacccgtgtgtgtgtatgtgtgtgtgttaactgagccgtgtgtgtgtgtgttaactgacccgtgtgtgtgtatgtgtgtgtgttaactgacctgtgtgtgggtatgtgtgtgtgttaactgacctgtgtgtgggtatgtgtgtgttaactgacctgtgtgtgtgttaactgacctgtgtgtgtgttaactgacctgtgtgtgtgtatgtgtgtgtgttaactgacctgtgtgtgggtatgtgtgtgtgtgtgtgtgtgtgtgtgtgtgtgtgtgtgtgtgtgtgtgtgtgtgtatatatgtgtgtgtgtgtgtgtgtgtatatatatgtgtgtgtgtgtgtgtgtgtgtgtgtgtatgtgtgtatgtgtgtgtgtgtgtgtgaggcctagTGCTTACCCCATGGCCATGACAGCGAGCGATGCAGCCCTCCAGCTCGGTGAAAGAGGCGTTTTGGCACCGGCGGTCCCTGCACACCTGCAGTAACACAAAGATGCTTAGATTTCATACACACACCGAGGACCACTGCTGTAGAAGGTGTGTGAGGTAATGCTGCAGTGTTTTGTCTCTGGACGGTAACTCAGTGGGTGCATGCCTGTCTACAAATGTAATATATGTACACGTATGAATCACACTTGAGTAAAGCTTACAGGTTATGGATGAGATGGTGACATTTATTACATCACTAGTAGACACCCAATCCATACTAACATAATCAATACTAATATAA
This Oncorhynchus clarkii lewisi isolate Uvic-CL-2024 chromosome 21, UVic_Ocla_1.0, whole genome shotgun sequence DNA region includes the following protein-coding sequences:
- the LOC139379548 gene encoding WAS/WASL-interacting protein family member 3-like; the encoded protein is PPLTPPLPPPRPAPPPQPAPPPLPAPPPPPLPAPPPPLPL